One window of Thalassovita mediterranea genomic DNA carries:
- a CDS encoding alpha/beta hydrolase — translation MTLLGPTSHTYFSQRLKLHYADWGNEDAPPLLLVHGGRDHCRSWDWTAEALRKDWHVIAPDLRGHGDSAWSPEGNYNMQAYIYDLAQLIHQLKLAPVTIVSHSLGGNICLRYTGLYPENVRKIVAIEGLGPSPSRLEERRKTPWQDHFRKMIDDKRGLAGRQPKRYESLEQAYARMKEENSFLTAEQARHLTINGIARNEDGTYSWKFDNYLRVWESVDITHEQVAELWSNISCPTLLLYGEKSWASNPAEDGRIKHFKHADVKMFPEAGHWLHHDQFDLFIETLQDFL, via the coding sequence ATGACACTTCTCGGACCGACTTCGCACACCTATTTCTCGCAGCGCCTGAAGCTGCACTATGCCGACTGGGGCAATGAAGACGCGCCGCCGCTCCTTCTGGTGCATGGCGGGCGTGACCATTGCCGCAGCTGGGACTGGACGGCAGAGGCCCTTCGCAAGGACTGGCACGTCATTGCGCCAGACCTTCGCGGCCATGGCGACAGCGCCTGGTCGCCTGAAGGCAATTACAACATGCAGGCGTATATCTACGACCTTGCCCAGCTGATCCACCAGCTGAAGCTTGCGCCTGTCACCATCGTGTCCCATTCGCTCGGCGGGAATATCTGCCTGCGCTATACCGGCCTCTATCCGGAGAATGTCCGCAAGATCGTCGCGATCGAAGGCCTCGGGCCAAGCCCGAGCCGCCTGGAAGAACGCCGCAAGACGCCGTGGCAGGATCACTTCCGCAAGATGATCGATGACAAGCGCGGTCTCGCTGGCCGCCAGCCCAAGCGGTACGAGTCGCTCGAGCAGGCCTATGCCCGCATGAAGGAAGAGAACAGCTTCCTGACGGCCGAGCAGGCACGCCACCTCACCATTAATGGTATCGCCCGCAATGAGGACGGTACCTATTCTTGGAAGTTCGACAATTACCTCCGCGTCTGGGAGTCAGTCGACATCACACATGAGCAGGTGGCTGAGCTCTGGTCGAATATCAGCTGTCCGACCCTGCTGCTCTATGGCGAGAAAAGCTGGGCCTCGAACCCGGCCGAAGATGGCCGGATCAAGCATTTCAAACATGCCGACGTGAAGATGTTCCCCGAAGCGGGTCACTGGCTGCACCATGACCAGTTCGATCTCTTCATCGAGACGCTTCAGGATTTTCTCTGA
- the thpD gene encoding ectoine hydroxylase: MGGLSCHHNQELAQKAPAKPRGSERLAMQQLQEDRYTTRLNTRPEQIARRDDVVHARGDTTPPIDPELIRNFERDGFMVLEDVFSPQEVARMRGTANEMRDYPDSLADETVISERDSGAVRSVFAIHRQTSDFDVVARDPRLADVARYILDDEVYIHQSRLNYKPAFKGKEFYWHSDFETWHAEDGMPDMRALSMSVMLTDNHPQAGPVMFVPGSHETFISCVGETPEDNYKSSLKRQETGIPDADSIAQLVDEGGIVAPAPKAGSVVIFDCNTLHASNGNITPFERMNAFFVFNAWSNRLKAPFAANSQRPEHIAHRRVEKPLAPLSKVTGRLS, from the coding sequence ATGGGCGGCTTGAGCTGCCATCATAATCAAGAACTGGCGCAGAAAGCGCCCGCGAAACCAAGAGGATCAGAACGATTAGCCATGCAACAGTTGCAAGAGGACCGATACACCACAAGGCTGAACACGAGACCTGAACAGATCGCCCGCCGCGACGATGTCGTGCACGCCCGCGGCGATACCACGCCGCCGATCGACCCGGAGCTCATCCGGAATTTCGAACGCGACGGCTTCATGGTGCTGGAAGATGTTTTCTCACCTCAGGAGGTCGCCCGCATGCGCGGTACGGCGAATGAGATGCGCGACTATCCAGACAGCCTCGCCGATGAAACCGTCATCTCAGAGCGCGATAGTGGAGCCGTCCGCTCCGTCTTTGCGATCCACCGCCAGACCAGCGACTTCGATGTTGTCGCGCGTGACCCACGACTGGCCGATGTCGCCCGGTACATCCTCGACGATGAGGTCTACATCCATCAGTCACGCCTGAACTATAAACCAGCCTTCAAGGGCAAGGAGTTCTACTGGCACTCCGACTTCGAGACATGGCACGCCGAAGATGGCATGCCGGATATGCGCGCCCTCTCCATGTCCGTGATGTTGACGGATAATCACCCGCAGGCTGGCCCTGTCATGTTCGTCCCGGGCAGCCATGAGACCTTCATCTCCTGCGTCGGTGAAACGCCTGAAGACAATTACAAGTCGTCGCTCAAGCGTCAGGAAACCGGCATTCCGGATGCCGATTCCATCGCACAGCTTGTCGATGAAGGCGGCATTGTCGCCCCGGCTCCGAAGGCAGGTTCCGTCGTGATCTTCGACTGCAACACGCTGCACGCCTCGAATGGCAATATAACCCCGTTCGAACGGATGAACGCCTTCTTCGTATTCAATGCGTGGTCCAACCGCCTGAAGGCCCCGTTCGCGGCGAATTCGCAGCGTCCTGAGCACATTGCTCACCGCCGGGTGGAAAAGCCGCTCGCACCGCTTTCGAAAGTGACGGGTAGACTGTCCTAG
- a CDS encoding MFS transporter has product MALAPSLHVFRHRAYLHFWLMRVSIAAARQMEAITIGYQVYDLARRPAETGGLGWSIEESAFLLGLVGLAQFVPVLLLSLVGGQAADRLNRKMILIVSNTVRVLLSFGLLASVFLPASNALPIIFGVAIMLGCVNAFTPAAANSLFPRLVPRKELPNAIAWNSLGFQTAVIVGPAVGGLIYGFFGAATVYTVAIILASFAILAIATAKTPPHEKVLNVRGWSMVFEGLGYIRRNKIVLGAISLDLVVVFFGGAKALLPVFARDILHVGQEGLGILAASPAIGAATVAFILATRPLTRHTGPWMMWAVGIYGVATLVFGLSPYFFLSMAALIVTGAADEISVYVRASLIQLATPDEMKGRVSSVSFIFISASNELGEFESGVAARLLGPVGAVVFGGCAAITTALLWTRLFPDLARADRFENIEEQAVSEKPPAST; this is encoded by the coding sequence ATGGCGCTTGCTCCTTCCCTTCACGTCTTCAGGCACCGCGCATACCTGCATTTCTGGCTGATGCGGGTGTCGATCGCGGCGGCGCGCCAGATGGAAGCCATCACAATCGGCTATCAGGTCTATGACCTCGCCCGCAGGCCCGCAGAAACGGGCGGGCTTGGCTGGAGCATTGAGGAATCGGCCTTCCTGCTGGGCCTTGTCGGCCTCGCGCAATTCGTGCCCGTGCTCCTGCTCTCGCTTGTCGGGGGACAGGCCGCAGACCGGCTTAACAGGAAGATGATCCTGATCGTGTCGAACACGGTGCGGGTGCTGCTCTCCTTCGGCCTTCTGGCTTCGGTCTTCCTGCCCGCATCGAATGCGCTGCCGATTATTTTTGGCGTTGCGATCATGCTCGGCTGCGTCAACGCGTTTACGCCCGCCGCCGCCAATTCGCTTTTCCCGCGTCTCGTCCCGCGAAAGGAGCTGCCAAACGCGATCGCTTGGAATTCACTCGGCTTCCAGACGGCCGTGATCGTGGGCCCTGCTGTCGGCGGGCTGATTTATGGCTTCTTTGGTGCGGCCACGGTGTACACGGTGGCCATCATCCTCGCCTCCTTCGCCATTCTCGCCATCGCGACGGCAAAGACGCCGCCGCATGAGAAAGTCCTGAATGTGCGTGGTTGGTCCATGGTGTTTGAAGGGCTTGGCTATATCCGCCGCAACAAGATCGTCCTCGGCGCCATCTCTCTGGACCTGGTCGTTGTCTTTTTTGGCGGGGCCAAGGCGCTGCTACCAGTCTTTGCGCGCGACATCCTGCATGTCGGGCAGGAAGGCCTCGGCATTCTTGCTGCATCGCCCGCAATCGGGGCGGCCACAGTGGCCTTCATCCTCGCGACACGCCCGCTTACCCGCCACACCGGCCCATGGATGATGTGGGCGGTCGGCATCTATGGCGTCGCGACTCTGGTCTTTGGCCTGTCGCCTTACTTCTTCCTCTCCATGGCAGCGCTGATCGTGACGGGCGCGGCCGATGAGATTTCCGTCTATGTCCGCGCCTCGCTGATCCAGCTCGCGACGCCCGATGAGATGAAGGGCCGTGTGTCTTCGGTCTCCTTCATCTTTATCTCCGCTTCCAATGAGCTTGGAGAGTTCGAGAGCGGTGTCGCCGCTAGGCTGCTTGGCCCTGTCGGCGCGGTCGTATTTGGCGGCTGCGCAGCGATCACAACTGCGCTTCTGTGGACGCGGCTTTTCCCCGACCTCGCCCGCGCGGACCGGTTCGAGAATATCGAGGAACAGGCCGTCAGCGAAAAGCCGCCAGCTAGCACCTGA
- a CDS encoding radical SAM protein: protein MAHTTLIEQKFRDPFVTAKGETRGSVDWRGLKTLWLNTGTLCNIECRNCYIKSSPTNDDLVYLTLGDVVPFLDEIDALAEGTKEIGITGGEPFMCPDILAIMEEVLTRGHTLLVLTNAMRPMMRPKIREGLLALNERFGDRITMRVSMDHHSQPLHDAERGAGSFEIAGEGLAWLASNGFSVAIAGRQDLAESEAEARLGYGALIERLGLRIDPADTKALVLFPEMIEGDSPPEITTACWGILDVDPGDMMCASQRMVIRRKGAGRATVTACTLLAYAPEFELGDTLAAATEDPVQLNHPWCATFCVLGGASCSA from the coding sequence ATGGCGCATACGACATTGATCGAACAGAAGTTTCGCGACCCTTTCGTCACGGCGAAGGGGGAGACCCGTGGGTCAGTGGACTGGCGCGGCCTCAAAACGCTGTGGCTGAATACCGGCACGCTCTGTAATATTGAGTGCCGCAACTGCTACATCAAAAGCTCTCCGACCAATGATGACCTCGTCTATCTGACGCTTGGCGACGTGGTGCCGTTTCTTGATGAGATCGACGCCCTGGCTGAGGGCACAAAGGAGATCGGCATTACCGGCGGTGAACCCTTCATGTGCCCGGATATCCTGGCAATCATGGAAGAGGTGCTGACCCGCGGTCACACGCTGCTTGTCCTGACCAATGCAATGCGCCCGATGATGCGTCCGAAAATCCGCGAGGGCCTGCTCGCGCTCAATGAGCGGTTTGGCGACAGGATCACGATGCGTGTGTCGATGGATCACCATTCGCAGCCACTTCACGATGCTGAGCGCGGCGCCGGCAGTTTCGAGATTGCCGGTGAAGGCCTCGCCTGGCTCGCCTCGAATGGTTTCTCAGTCGCCATCGCCGGGCGGCAGGACTTGGCTGAGAGCGAGGCGGAAGCCCGCCTTGGCTATGGGGCGCTTATCGAAAGGCTCGGGCTACGCATCGATCCGGCTGATACAAAGGCGCTCGTCCTGTTTCCTGAAATGATCGAGGGCGATAGCCCGCCAGAAATCACCACGGCCTGCTGGGGCATTCTCGATGTCGATCCGGGCGACATGATGTGCGCCAGTCAGCGCATGGTCATCCGGCGCAAAGGCGCAGGCCGCGCCACAGTGACGGCCTGCACCCTGCTGGCTTATGCGCCGGAGTTTGAACTTGGCGACACGCTGGCCGCCGCGACTGAAGACCCGGTCCAGCTGAACCACCCCTGGTGCGCGACCTTCTGCGTGCTGGGCGGAGCAAGCTGTTCAGCCTGA
- a CDS encoding alpha/beta hydrolase has product MAKGADDPRLDPRIRAMLTTMPQPAPNPATTREEMVARANSPEANERAAMVQKLFSQIDTEPLAPTKGLDISTHEFTSQPDGNTVKIQLIKPEGAGELPCVYYIHGGGMQDFSCFDAMYRTWGRLLAHQGMAIAMVDFRNSLRPSSAPEIEPFPAGLNDCVSGVRWVSENAGKLGIDKDRIIVAGESGGGNLTLATGLKLNRDGDVSIVKGLYALCPYIAGKWPDDRLPSSTENNGILLHLEGMGAAIAYGIDAYEAKDPLAWPLFASEKDVKGLPPVMISVNECDPLRDEGIEFYRLLLRAGQPAQCRNVMGTSHGTEIAAHMCPDISRRTAASIAQFLKEVSN; this is encoded by the coding sequence ATGGCAAAGGGCGCAGACGATCCAAGACTGGACCCGCGCATTCGCGCAATGCTTACAACCATGCCGCAGCCAGCGCCGAACCCGGCGACGACGCGCGAGGAAATGGTCGCACGCGCCAATTCGCCGGAAGCAAACGAACGCGCCGCTATGGTGCAAAAGCTCTTCTCCCAGATCGACACTGAGCCGCTGGCGCCGACGAAGGGCCTCGATATCTCAACCCATGAGTTCACCTCGCAGCCCGATGGCAACACGGTGAAGATCCAGCTCATCAAGCCGGAAGGCGCCGGAGAGCTGCCTTGCGTCTATTACATCCATGGCGGCGGCATGCAGGACTTCTCCTGCTTCGACGCGATGTACCGGACCTGGGGCCGCCTGCTGGCGCATCAGGGCATGGCAATCGCCATGGTCGATTTCCGCAACAGTCTGCGCCCCTCCTCGGCCCCAGAGATTGAGCCTTTTCCAGCTGGCCTCAATGACTGTGTGTCGGGCGTCAGATGGGTCAGCGAGAATGCCGGCAAGCTCGGCATCGACAAGGACCGGATCATCGTCGCGGGCGAAAGCGGCGGCGGCAATCTTACGCTTGCGACGGGCCTCAAGCTCAACCGGGATGGCGATGTTAGCATCGTCAAAGGCCTCTATGCGCTTTGCCCTTACATCGCGGGCAAGTGGCCTGACGATCGCCTGCCCTCCAGCACCGAGAACAATGGCATCCTGCTCCATCTTGAAGGCATGGGCGCGGCAATCGCCTACGGCATCGACGCCTATGAAGCGAAGGATCCGCTCGCCTGGCCGCTCTTTGCCAGCGAGAAGGACGTAAAAGGCCTGCCGCCCGTGATGATCAGCGTGAATGAGTGCGACCCGCTGCGCGATGAAGGTATCGAGTTCTACCGCCTGCTGCTGCGCGCCGGACAGCCTGCCCAATGCCGCAATGTCATGGGCACCAGCCACGGCACTGAAATCGCCGCGCATATGTGCCCCGACATCAGCCGCCGGACAGCGGCCAGCATCGCGCAGTTCCTGAAAGAGGTGTCAAACTGA
- a CDS encoding helix-turn-helix transcriptional regulator, translated as MENIIRTLRAEQGWSQAALAEQLDVSRQSVNAIETGKYDPSLPLAFAIARLFGKSIEEVFQDPAAPAVKAAE; from the coding sequence ATGGAGAATATCATCCGCACCCTTCGCGCCGAGCAGGGCTGGAGCCAAGCCGCACTGGCCGAACAGCTCGACGTGTCACGCCAGTCAGTAAACGCCATCGAGACGGGCAAGTACGACCCGTCCCTACCGCTGGCCTTTGCCATTGCCCGCCTGTTCGGCAAGTCGATTGAGGAAGTCTTTCAGGACCCGGCCGCACCAGCCGTGAAGGCTGCGGAATAG
- a CDS encoding EAL domain-containing protein: MAFRHLKTKLVVSYGGLLGLILAVIVLASYFAIEAAAREKIDDEMAATEAVSNRLWQMRADKLEEAASVVSRDFGFREAVATDDVATMSSALENFLNRLDAEAAFIVTSDGRGLRGGAVETETVDAELLAALNANGQETGVAALDGAVHQIVSRPIMAPTLLGWVLFAERLDEAELSELETLSAIPLTAQILIDGQYGDDAGNKPGFVTRSSPIKGFGHLPDAVLKLEYPLAGAMAPFRSMLLIIALMAAGGIVALLVCTWFISRTVTGPIMKLDAAAQAIASGKKAGLDVKADDEIGRLANSFSHMVKEVQAREENILKLSLTDPETELPNRRAMEMFLAGTDRADVYCAAISPDRFANITSVIGQAASNELVALLGQRLQEMPDVLALGRLGGEVIGVAIGAASHEEARIRLSAILEGAGRPVRVRGELVDVQLSAGFAPLGSDGKLAPLDESVIGLHQARQRRLPVFAFDKVAYGDPSGTLSLMSEMVAGMEDGSLYLTYQPKVDLRSQTVCSAEALLRWEHPERGFVSPEDFVRAAEETGHIRPLSEWVFRQVRDERARFLDAGHDIKVAVNLSGRLLTDTEFLRWSIGFIGAEADRYCLEVTETAVIDDPKLALSNIQLLREAGFEISIDDYGSGLSSLSYLKQIPAHELKIDKSFVLPLKVGSSDALLIKSTIDLAHSLGMKVTAEGVETREIMSMLSVMGADRAQGYYISRPVGSDSMISFLDSFTVEADDEQSLKAG, translated from the coding sequence ATGGCCTTCCGGCACCTAAAGACCAAACTTGTCGTTTCCTATGGCGGGCTTCTAGGACTGATCCTGGCGGTCATCGTGCTGGCGAGCTATTTCGCGATTGAGGCGGCGGCGCGCGAGAAAATCGACGACGAAATGGCCGCAACCGAAGCGGTCTCCAACCGTCTGTGGCAGATGCGGGCCGACAAGCTGGAGGAGGCTGCCAGCGTTGTCTCGCGCGATTTCGGTTTCCGCGAAGCGGTGGCCACCGATGATGTCGCCACCATGTCCTCGGCGCTCGAAAACTTCCTCAACAGGCTGGATGCCGAAGCCGCCTTCATCGTGACCTCTGACGGGCGAGGCCTCAGGGGCGGCGCGGTGGAGACCGAAACGGTCGATGCAGAGCTTCTGGCGGCGCTGAACGCCAATGGGCAGGAAACAGGTGTGGCCGCGCTGGACGGGGCTGTGCACCAGATCGTTTCACGTCCGATCATGGCCCCGACCCTTCTCGGCTGGGTGCTCTTTGCCGAAAGGCTCGATGAGGCAGAGCTGAGCGAACTTGAGACCCTGTCGGCCATTCCGCTGACCGCGCAAATCCTGATCGACGGGCAGTATGGAGACGATGCCGGAAACAAGCCCGGCTTTGTGACGCGCTCAAGCCCGATCAAGGGCTTTGGGCATTTGCCTGATGCCGTCCTCAAGCTTGAATACCCGCTAGCTGGAGCCATGGCGCCTTTCAGGAGCATGCTGCTCATCATCGCGCTCATGGCTGCAGGCGGCATTGTCGCCTTGCTGGTCTGCACGTGGTTCATCTCTCGCACGGTGACCGGTCCGATCATGAAGCTGGATGCGGCGGCGCAGGCGATTGCAAGCGGGAAGAAGGCCGGCCTCGACGTGAAAGCCGATGATGAGATCGGCCGGCTCGCGAACAGCTTTTCCCACATGGTCAAAGAGGTGCAGGCGCGTGAGGAAAATATCCTCAAACTCTCCCTGACAGATCCGGAAACAGAGCTGCCGAACCGCCGGGCGATGGAGATGTTCCTCGCCGGAACGGACCGCGCGGATGTCTACTGCGCTGCGATTAGCCCCGACAGGTTTGCGAATATCACTTCGGTTATTGGTCAGGCAGCGAGCAACGAACTGGTGGCCCTGCTTGGCCAGCGGCTTCAGGAGATGCCGGATGTCCTCGCACTCGGCCGGCTTGGCGGAGAAGTCATCGGGGTTGCGATAGGCGCAGCCAGCCATGAAGAGGCGCGTATCCGCCTCAGCGCCATTCTGGAGGGGGCCGGTCGCCCGGTCCGGGTGCGCGGCGAGCTGGTTGATGTGCAGCTTTCGGCAGGTTTCGCGCCGCTCGGCTCAGACGGAAAGCTCGCACCGCTCGATGAGTCGGTTATCGGCCTCCATCAGGCCAGGCAGCGCCGCCTTCCTGTCTTTGCGTTCGACAAGGTCGCTTATGGTGATCCGAGTGGCACGCTCTCGCTGATGAGCGAGATGGTGGCAGGCATGGAGGATGGCAGTCTCTACCTGACCTACCAGCCAAAGGTGGACCTTCGCAGCCAGACGGTCTGCAGCGCGGAGGCCCTGCTTCGCTGGGAGCATCCAGAGCGCGGTTTCGTTTCGCCTGAGGACTTCGTCCGCGCCGCCGAAGAGACTGGCCACATTCGCCCCTTGAGCGAATGGGTGTTCAGGCAGGTCAGGGATGAGCGGGCCCGCTTCCTCGATGCGGGGCATGACATCAAGGTCGCCGTCAATCTTTCAGGTCGGCTTCTGACTGATACCGAATTCCTTCGCTGGAGCATTGGCTTCATCGGCGCAGAGGCAGATCGCTACTGCCTCGAAGTGACCGAAACGGCGGTCATCGATGACCCGAAACTGGCGCTTTCCAATATCCAGCTGCTGCGTGAAGCAGGCTTTGAGATATCCATCGACGATTATGGCTCAGGCCTGTCGTCGCTTTCCTATCTGAAACAGATCCCGGCGCATGAGCTCAAGATCGACAAGAGTTTCGTGCTCCCTCTGAAAGTTGGCTCCTCAGATGCGCTTCTGATCAAGTCGACGATCGATCTCGCGCACAGTCTCGGGATGAAGGTCACGGCTGAGGGCGTCGAGACGCGCGAGATCATGTCCATGCTGTCGGTCATGGGTGCCGACCGCGCTCAAGGCTACTACATCTCGCGCCCGGTCGGGTCTGACAGCATGATCAGCTTCCTCGACAGCTTCACAGTCGAAGCTGACGACGAGCAATCCTTGAAGGCGGGATGA
- a CDS encoding trimeric intracellular cation channel family protein — MSPDLLIAFADRFGVFVFAISGGVLAVRKEMDLLGVIVLAFLPAIGGGTLRDLLLGAPVFWLSDTLTLVLAIAGGLTAFLFYRYVSQFRALRWPDAVGMSLFAVTGAAKAMSLGHGFLVVVIMGAITASAGGLLRDVIANEEPLVLKEGELYATCALAGSGVYFAAVALGAPEAIAFAAGMATAFISRAMAIIFGIKLPRAKG, encoded by the coding sequence ATGAGCCCAGATCTTCTCATCGCCTTTGCCGACAGGTTCGGCGTGTTCGTCTTTGCCATCTCGGGCGGCGTGCTCGCTGTGCGCAAGGAGATGGACCTGCTCGGCGTTATCGTGCTCGCTTTCCTGCCTGCCATTGGCGGGGGCACGCTGCGCGACCTTCTGCTTGGCGCGCCCGTCTTCTGGCTGTCAGATACGCTGACACTTGTGCTGGCGATTGCAGGCGGGCTCACCGCTTTCCTGTTCTATCGCTATGTCAGCCAGTTCCGCGCCCTTCGCTGGCCAGACGCGGTGGGGATGTCGCTCTTCGCTGTCACGGGCGCAGCCAAGGCCATGTCGCTCGGCCATGGCTTTCTGGTCGTCGTGATCATGGGCGCGATCACGGCAAGCGCGGGCGGCCTGCTGCGCGATGTGATCGCCAATGAAGAACCGCTGGTGCTGAAAGAGGGTGAGCTTTACGCGACCTGCGCACTGGCCGGGTCCGGCGTCTATTTCGCTGCGGTTGCACTTGGCGCGCCCGAAGCCATCGCCTTTGCCGCAGGCATGGCGACCGCCTTCATCTCCCGGGCGATGGCCATCATCTTCGGCATCAAGCTGCCGCGCGCTAAAGGTTGA
- the rlmB gene encoding 23S rRNA (guanosine(2251)-2'-O)-methyltransferase RlmB, with translation MKPIPRNHEKRRFAARSAPDPNEPLWLWGQHAVEAAISNKNRVILRWVATENAAKRTGLEGFEVMDQKALSKLLPPGAVHQGIAIKVEPAEPAALEDVINRPDAPDTLCILDQISDPHNLGAIFRSAAAFGVGGLVLQTRHTPPLTGVVAKSAAGAIETVEEIRVVNIARALDALGAAGYHTVGLAGEGQEHLSDSVSGARKIAFVMGAEGSGLRPAVAKACATLARIPMVPGMESLNVSNAAAIAFYEAMRSKRL, from the coding sequence ATGAAGCCCATTCCACGCAACCATGAGAAACGGCGATTTGCAGCGCGATCTGCACCAGACCCGAATGAGCCGCTCTGGCTCTGGGGGCAGCATGCCGTCGAAGCCGCAATTTCCAACAAGAACAGGGTCATTCTGCGCTGGGTCGCAACAGAGAATGCGGCCAAGCGCACCGGCCTTGAGGGCTTTGAAGTCATGGACCAGAAGGCGCTCAGCAAGCTGCTGCCGCCTGGCGCGGTCCATCAGGGCATCGCCATCAAGGTCGAGCCGGCCGAGCCGGCCGCACTGGAAGACGTGATCAACCGTCCTGATGCGCCGGACACGTTGTGCATTCTCGACCAGATTTCGGACCCGCATAATCTCGGCGCCATCTTCCGCTCGGCTGCCGCATTCGGTGTCGGCGGCCTTGTTCTGCAGACGCGGCATACGCCGCCGCTGACGGGCGTGGTCGCCAAGTCTGCGGCAGGCGCCATCGAGACGGTGGAGGAAATCCGCGTCGTGAACATCGCCCGCGCGCTCGATGCGCTGGGGGCGGCGGGCTATCACACGGTGGGTCTTGCCGGTGAAGGACAGGAACATCTTTCTGATTCCGTCAGCGGCGCGCGCAAGATCGCCTTCGTGATGGGGGCTGAAGGATCAGGCCTTCGCCCGGCGGTCGCGAAGGCATGCGCAACGCTGGCGCGCATCCCGATGGTGCCCGGCATGGAAAGTCTCAACGTTTCCAACGCGGCAGCCATTGCCTTCTACGAAGCGATGCGGTCAAAACGGCTTTGA
- a CDS encoding GNAT family N-acetyltransferase, whose translation MGTHADYIDFSDLTGADREAWATLQASDPCLWSPYFSYSYIAAAEAARPGVKIIRFSHAGKPVAYWPIRPGPLGTARPVGGPMDDLHGIVAAPDTVLDLSQRAVSRHIGGYAFTATPNNQQRHGLIGHVGDGNHIMDLSDGYEAWLEERQAASTTLRREYRKAEKLLSDADTQVEHDLVDAEAFDRLLELKQIAYRQSGHFPLFSLEWPRRLLETLQETNAPDARGVLSTLRIKGELVAVCFNMRSERVLHYWFPAYEEQHSKLRPGLVLLFSLAEWSAEQGIQEIHLGLGDVEFKHRMGSWMSPVKGGSLAIRAPQKIATSLTGVTTRIEGQNALLDLPAKLARKYHRVMLAGALRA comes from the coding sequence ATGGGCACGCACGCGGACTATATTGATTTTTCTGACCTGACCGGGGCTGACCGGGAAGCTTGGGCTACCTTGCAGGCGAGCGATCCATGCCTCTGGAGCCCCTATTTCTCCTATTCCTATATTGCTGCTGCCGAAGCCGCCCGGCCCGGCGTCAAGATCATCCGGTTCAGCCATGCAGGCAAACCTGTCGCCTATTGGCCCATCAGGCCGGGGCCTCTAGGCACCGCCCGCCCTGTCGGCGGGCCGATGGATGACCTTCATGGTATCGTCGCAGCGCCAGATACCGTCCTCGATCTCAGCCAGCGGGCCGTGTCGCGTCACATTGGCGGCTACGCGTTCACAGCGACGCCGAACAATCAGCAGCGCCATGGCCTCATCGGTCATGTCGGCGACGGCAATCACATCATGGACCTGTCGGACGGCTATGAGGCCTGGCTTGAGGAGAGGCAGGCAGCCTCGACCACCTTGCGGCGCGAATACCGCAAGGCCGAGAAGCTCTTGAGCGATGCGGACACGCAGGTCGAGCATGATCTGGTCGACGCTGAAGCTTTTGACCGGCTGCTGGAGCTTAAACAGATCGCCTACAGGCAGTCTGGGCACTTCCCGCTGTTTTCACTCGAATGGCCACGTCGCTTGCTGGAGACCCTGCAGGAGACAAACGCCCCCGATGCGCGCGGCGTCCTCTCGACGCTTCGCATCAAGGGCGAACTCGTCGCCGTGTGCTTCAATATGCGTTCAGAGCGCGTCCTGCACTACTGGTTCCCGGCTTATGAGGAGCAGCATTCAAAGCTGAGACCTGGTCTCGTCCTCCTGTTCAGCCTCGCCGAATGGAGCGCCGAGCAGGGTATCCAGGAGATTCACCTTGGACTTGGCGACGTCGAGTTCAAACACCGTATGGGAAGCTGGATGTCGCCGGTCAAAGGGGGCTCGCTTGCCATTAGAGCGCCGCAAAAAATCGCGACATCATTGACCGGCGTCACGACCCGGATCGAGGGCCAGAACGCCCTGCTTGATTTGCCGGCAAAGCTTGCCCGCAAGTACCACCGGGTCATGCTGGCCGGGGCATTGCGGGCTTGA